In the genome of Hyphobacterium sp. CCMP332, one region contains:
- a CDS encoding PorV/PorQ family protein, producing the protein MRKLFIISLISIVAVAELQAQLIPNLGGQRTGISSLTFLKNNMSPRSIAMGGFHVGIEGDAYSLYTNPASMTDVKNLSLASSNQFIIQGLNQSYFSAILPTENGGAWGMQVTAQTSEKMERRTEFQPGGTGEYFYASSIAAGAAYGKTLSDKFSFGIQIKYIQERLAEYIDHSAAIDLGFLYRTDFKALQFAILLQNFGTNSSLSGDFLELDFNRSNYDLSSNSPATVFKLGMSMRPLEKGDHVLITGIQLNHPNDNAENIRLGLEYMYREFLFLRGGYKLNVLGQTLPSFGAGLKTRIGKHPLRIDYAINPTNFLGIQHSAGISFTLNNTGRDEE; encoded by the coding sequence ATGAGAAAGTTATTCATCATATCGCTTATATCAATTGTCGCTGTTGCTGAGTTACAAGCGCAGCTTATTCCTAATTTGGGTGGCCAAAGAACGGGCATATCTTCACTCACATTTTTGAAAAATAACATGAGTCCCCGCTCTATAGCCATGGGAGGTTTTCATGTTGGCATTGAAGGGGATGCTTACTCGCTCTATACCAATCCGGCTTCAATGACTGATGTTAAAAATCTTAGCCTTGCAAGCTCCAATCAATTTATCATACAAGGTTTAAATCAAAGTTATTTCAGTGCAATTCTACCAACCGAAAACGGCGGTGCCTGGGGAATGCAAGTGACCGCACAGACTTCCGAAAAAATGGAAAGAAGAACCGAGTTTCAACCCGGTGGTACGGGAGAGTATTTTTACGCAAGCAGTATTGCTGCAGGTGCGGCATATGGAAAAACGTTGTCCGATAAATTCAGTTTTGGAATTCAAATAAAATACATTCAGGAAAGGCTTGCAGAATACATAGATCACAGCGCAGCCATAGATCTGGGTTTTCTCTATCGCACAGATTTTAAAGCCCTGCAGTTTGCCATTTTACTACAAAATTTCGGAACAAACAGCAGTTTATCCGGTGATTTTCTTGAGTTGGATTTTAACAGAAGCAATTATGACCTCAGCAGTAATTCTCCGGCAACGGTGTTTAAACTGGGAATGAGCATGCGGCCCTTAGAAAAGGGAGATCATGTTCTTATTACCGGAATACAACTTAACCACCCCAATGATAATGCAGAAAATATTCGTCTGGGGCTGGAATACATGTACAGGGAGTTTTTGTTTTTGCGAGGTGGTTATAAACTTAATGTATTGGGCCAAACTTTACCGAGTTTCGGAGCAGGCCTTAAAACAAGAATAGGAAAACACCCCTTGCGAATCGATTATGCAATAAATCCTACAAATTTTCTTGGTATACAACACTCCGCAGGAATAAGCTTTACTTTAAATAATACCGGAAGAGATGAAGAATAA
- a CDS encoding TonB-dependent receptor, with product MSVSAFSQGKLKGKIIDSGSGEALIGANVFVVGTYQGAAADFNGEYTIDQLKPGDYTIRVTYLGYNEKQFNGIRIKKGQTTTLNVKLEELGTTLETVVVVGDKNLVDLESGKSQVKISATEIQEMNVRNVQDVVAMQAGVTETPDGIQIRGGRVYETSYVVEGISASDPLSGTGFGVEVASSSIKDVELITGGGNAEFGGSTSGVILTRIREGGKKYSVTGSWQRDNLGFNDTTQWNTDIVDLGLSGPIPFTSGKATFFTSANMFITDNYFGPTADQLNSSLFQNNSSGLVEGSNRLFNRSATNQTFWAPRQANKWSHTLKLSYKIQNNTKLTITNQHSINVNQSTRSLQIVGNDAIITPGFQYFFSRDLDNANTYTHRSNLTALNFSHVFKERLRVETSVGRLFVNLRADANGRPFREETVSGILDAESIVSDPINLFNPADSIVFVLPGPGLANNNGIASLWHDHYVQEYTFKTKFKYISKNNTHFYTFGIEHKLQEYQWIDVEDPWVGAPIKVNDTLTTPLISIGSTSDVWAVKPQEGGIFAEDQIKYKGLIATFGVLFKYWAPGKFVDDVVDDPESPVLDQIRQDYKDKTVQVAGLRWKARLLPKLNVSFPITENNVLYFNYGHSMRLAHPRFIYQGLDKVYQNRSFLSNLGNPDIDPEVSVSYELGLKTQITRDLAFTVTAFYNDRFDYIVSRRIQVRDQTGQFVEKQFYINQDYARIRGVELGYNQRIGKWFRTNASFAYQIATGKSNTAAESELQINTQGFVNATEENYLAWDRPFEFKAGILFKPDTTFRIGKVNFNNFKVYLSANWKSGLRYTPYVQTGVAPNGRPQYERVVDAPFEEVGENWFWLDLRISRDFPISARSSVSLSFEVKNLLNNLNSQIINPVTGRAYEFGDPLPISDRDPLYPDPENNSQPPFNPARWRQPRQILAGLSFNF from the coding sequence ATGAGCGTCTCTGCTTTTTCTCAGGGGAAATTGAAAGGCAAGATCATTGATTCCGGCAGCGGCGAAGCACTTATTGGCGCCAATGTCTTTGTGGTTGGAACTTACCAAGGGGCCGCAGCTGATTTCAACGGGGAATACACCATTGATCAGCTCAAACCCGGTGATTATACCATACGTGTAACTTATTTGGGTTACAATGAGAAGCAGTTCAACGGAATAAGAATCAAAAAAGGGCAAACGACTACACTCAATGTAAAACTGGAAGAGTTGGGTACAACTTTAGAAACGGTAGTTGTAGTGGGTGACAAAAATTTGGTTGATCTGGAGTCCGGAAAATCGCAAGTGAAGATTTCTGCCACGGAGATTCAGGAAATGAACGTCAGAAATGTTCAGGATGTAGTTGCCATGCAGGCGGGTGTTACCGAAACTCCCGATGGTATTCAGATTCGCGGGGGCAGAGTCTATGAAACGTCATACGTTGTCGAGGGTATATCTGCATCGGATCCTCTTTCGGGTACTGGTTTTGGAGTGGAAGTGGCCAGTTCCTCGATTAAGGACGTAGAATTGATAACCGGTGGAGGAAATGCAGAATTTGGAGGCTCTACTTCAGGAGTGATCTTGACCAGAATTCGAGAAGGGGGCAAAAAATATTCTGTGACCGGATCCTGGCAAAGGGATAATCTGGGTTTTAATGATACCACACAATGGAACACCGATATCGTGGATTTGGGGCTTAGCGGGCCAATTCCATTCACTTCAGGAAAAGCTACATTTTTTACCAGCGCCAATATGTTTATTACTGATAATTATTTTGGCCCTACAGCCGATCAATTGAACAGCTCGCTCTTTCAGAATAACAGTAGTGGCTTGGTTGAGGGCTCCAATAGATTATTTAATCGATCTGCTACAAATCAAACATTTTGGGCACCGCGACAGGCGAACAAATGGTCGCATACTTTAAAACTAAGTTACAAAATACAGAACAACACAAAACTCACCATTACAAATCAACACAGCATTAATGTCAATCAAAGTACCAGGTCCTTACAAATAGTGGGAAATGATGCCATCATCACACCGGGGTTTCAGTATTTCTTCAGTCGAGATTTAGACAATGCAAATACCTATACACACCGATCGAATTTAACAGCGCTTAACTTCTCTCATGTTTTTAAGGAACGATTGAGGGTAGAAACTTCTGTTGGACGATTATTTGTCAATCTTAGAGCCGATGCCAATGGAAGGCCATTCAGGGAAGAAACAGTCTCAGGAATTCTGGATGCTGAAAGCATTGTTTCAGACCCTATTAATCTCTTCAACCCGGCCGATAGTATTGTATTTGTACTTCCTGGTCCGGGATTAGCCAATAACAATGGAATTGCCAGCCTCTGGCACGATCATTATGTTCAGGAATACACCTTTAAAACCAAATTCAAATACATCTCCAAAAACAATACTCATTTTTACACTTTTGGCATCGAACATAAATTACAGGAATACCAGTGGATTGATGTTGAAGACCCTTGGGTAGGAGCCCCAATAAAAGTCAATGACACACTTACTACACCACTAATTTCTATAGGTTCTACAAGTGATGTTTGGGCAGTAAAACCACAGGAAGGTGGGATTTTTGCGGAGGATCAGATTAAATACAAAGGCCTGATTGCCACCTTTGGGGTACTATTTAAATATTGGGCACCGGGCAAATTTGTCGATGATGTAGTGGATGACCCGGAATCCCCTGTACTGGATCAAATCAGGCAGGACTATAAAGACAAAACAGTTCAGGTGGCCGGATTAAGGTGGAAAGCGCGTTTGTTGCCAAAACTCAATGTCTCCTTCCCTATTACAGAAAACAATGTACTTTATTTCAATTATGGGCATTCCATGCGTTTGGCGCATCCTCGGTTTATATATCAGGGACTGGATAAAGTATATCAAAATAGAAGTTTTCTTTCCAATCTCGGAAACCCCGATATCGATCCCGAGGTATCGGTGTCTTATGAACTGGGTTTAAAAACACAAATTACAAGGGATTTAGCCTTCACCGTAACGGCATTTTACAATGATCGATTTGACTATATTGTGTCAAGAAGAATTCAGGTTCGGGATCAAACCGGTCAATTTGTGGAAAAGCAATTCTATATAAATCAGGACTATGCCCGAATCAGAGGTGTAGAACTGGGCTATAATCAACGAATTGGAAAATGGTTCAGGACCAATGCTTCATTTGCTTATCAAATTGCTACAGGGAAATCCAATACAGCGGCAGAATCAGAGTTACAAATCAATACTCAGGGTTTTGTCAATGCAACGGAAGAAAACTATCTCGCCTGGGACAGACCCTTTGAGTTTAAAGCGGGAATTCTTTTCAAACCCGATACCACCTTTAGAATCGGCAAAGTCAATTTTAACAATTTCAAAGTTTATTTAAGCGCCAACTGGAAATCAGGTCTTCGCTACACCCCTTATGTACAAACCGGTGTAGCACCAAATGGAAGGCCTCAATACGAGAGAGTAGTTGATGCTCCATTTGAAGAAGTAGGTGAAAATTGGTTTTGGCTCGATTTGAGAATTTCAAGAGATTTTCCAATTTCTGCCAGGAGTTCAGTCTCGCTTAGTTTTGAAGTAAAGAATCTATTAAATAACCTTAACTCTCAAATTATCAACCCGGTAACAGGAAGGGCCTATGAATTTGGAGATCCGCTTCCAATAAGTGACAGAGATCCATTATATCCGGATCCTGAAAACAATTCACAACCGCCATTTAATCCGGCCAGGTGGAGACAACCAAGACAGATACTTGCAGGTTTAAGCTTTAATTTTTAA
- a CDS encoding aldehyde dehydrogenase produces MEKLYNYIGGKLVAPKSQNYLDNVDPATGTVYAQIPDSDSEDVELAYQAAEKAFPKWSQTSIKDRSEILLNISRLIDENLEGLAVAESIDNGKPINLAKRVDIPRASSNFHFFATAILHDSSLSHYMEEQPAVNYTLRRPLGVVACISPWNLPLYLFTWKIAPALASGNCVIAKPSEITPMTAFLLSDICIKAGLPPGVLNIIYGLGPKVGQALSEHKGIKAISFTGGTKTGEQIAKTAAPMFKKLSLELGGKNPNIIFEDCDFDKALSTSMLSSFANQGQICLCGSRVFIQKGIYEKFKTELIKKTKALRIGDPQEEDVQIGAIVSKGHMEKILSYIDLAQKEGGKILCGGKQIKLPGRCENGYFIEPTIIENLPVACRTNLEEIFGPVITITPFESEDEVISYANITEYGLAASIWTSNLDKAHRVAHAVQSGVIWINTWLLRDLRTPFGGMKNSGVGREGGFEALRFFTEAKNICIKL; encoded by the coding sequence ATGGAAAAGTTATACAATTATATTGGTGGAAAATTAGTAGCGCCCAAAAGCCAAAACTACCTCGACAATGTTGACCCGGCTACTGGGACCGTTTATGCTCAAATTCCCGATTCTGACTCAGAAGATGTAGAGCTTGCCTATCAGGCGGCAGAAAAAGCGTTTCCCAAATGGAGCCAAACATCCATTAAAGATCGTTCAGAAATACTACTTAATATTTCAAGGCTAATCGATGAAAACCTGGAAGGTCTTGCCGTGGCAGAATCCATTGATAATGGCAAGCCAATAAATCTTGCAAAAAGAGTTGATATACCAAGAGCCAGCAGCAATTTTCATTTTTTTGCCACGGCCATTTTGCACGATTCTTCCTTATCTCATTATATGGAAGAGCAGCCTGCAGTCAATTATACCCTCAGAAGACCCCTGGGTGTAGTTGCCTGTATTTCTCCATGGAATTTGCCGCTCTATCTATTTACATGGAAAATAGCACCTGCATTGGCAAGTGGTAATTGTGTTATCGCCAAACCTTCAGAAATCACACCGATGACGGCCTTTTTGCTTTCTGATATTTGTATAAAAGCAGGGCTTCCTCCCGGAGTGTTAAATATAATTTACGGTCTGGGCCCAAAAGTAGGACAGGCCCTGTCAGAGCATAAGGGTATAAAAGCCATTTCATTTACAGGAGGCACAAAAACCGGTGAGCAAATAGCAAAAACGGCTGCGCCGATGTTTAAAAAATTATCGCTTGAATTAGGAGGTAAAAATCCAAATATCATATTTGAGGATTGTGACTTTGACAAAGCTCTTTCTACAAGCATGCTTTCTTCATTTGCCAATCAGGGACAAATTTGCCTTTGCGGATCAAGGGTATTTATTCAGAAGGGCATTTACGAGAAATTCAAAACAGAATTGATCAAAAAAACAAAAGCTTTGCGAATTGGAGATCCCCAGGAAGAGGATGTGCAAATCGGCGCAATCGTTTCAAAAGGTCATATGGAGAAAATTCTTTCATATATAGATTTGGCACAAAAAGAGGGTGGAAAAATTCTTTGTGGTGGTAAACAAATAAAACTCCCAGGTCGATGTGAAAATGGTTATTTTATTGAACCAACCATTATTGAGAACCTTCCGGTTGCATGCCGCACCAATCTGGAAGAAATATTCGGACCGGTAATTACAATTACTCCATTTGAAAGCGAAGATGAAGTAATTTCATATGCCAATATCACAGAATACGGCCTCGCAGCCAGTATTTGGACAAGCAATCTGGATAAAGCACACAGGGTGGCCCATGCTGTACAAAGTGGTGTAATCTGGATTAATACCTGGCTTTTGAGGGACTTGAGAACCCCTTTTGGTGGAATGAAAAATTCTGGTGTTGGACGTGAAGGTGGCTTTGAAGCACTTCGGTTTTTTACCGAGGCTAAGAATATTTGTATTAAGTTATAA